ATTTGAATTGATGCAAAAACGATCTTTTTGTACAACCTGATGATACGAATTACTCTATTCCAAATCACACGAGCAACTAGGGGTGTTCATTAAACGGTTTACACCGAAAAAACCGATCGGAccataaatttcggtttttttggTTCGGTTTAAACGGTTTTTCGGTCGTTTATGGTTTTGATTTTTTGTACTTTCGGTTTTCCGGTTCGGTTATcggttttgaaaatttaaaaccgAATcgaccatttaaaatataataaataataaaataattaatataagtattttaataaataataaaataattaatataagtaaTTTCATTAGGTTTATAATTTTATCGCATTGCCTTTCTTCTTTTTCATAATAGGTTGATATTTTAATTTCCCTACACATGAGGATTTTTGTTGCAGAAGTTGGATCCAATGCTGAAATTATTCACTATAAACATATCCAAATTCCAAATTACTTACAATTGTCAtagctatattttttattattttattttgatatttgtgAGATACTTAACAAATTGGTTACAAGAATTATAGCTATGCGTGTTTTTGAttactttattttgatttttgtaagataatcaaaaccaatttgattgtgattttttattatatttttttaaattttataacgTACAACTTCATTTATAACTAAATTTATTACACAAACCGTAATAACCGACCTTAATAACCAAACcgtaatacaaaaaaatcaaaccgGACCGAATTAAAATGGTTTGGTTTAGGATTAGGCATTCGAAAAGCCGTAAACCGAAAAACCAAACCGAAGTTTATTAAAACCGAACCAAACCGACCTTTGCACACCCCTACGAGCAACTATTTTTAAGAAACATCccagtatatataaaatataatagaatttgctacatatataataaattagtaTAATTTAGCTGTTAGCttagatatttaatttaaattagggTTCTTTATactttaatattaattattagtttTAACTGAATGGTTACTATAACGTGTCATTTATCCGCTTCAAGCAAGTATACTAGCCATATAGATGGTTGCCATTTTACCAGGTGAATCAGGCGTATCCCCTCTAGGTCCATCCACCAGCACCACATCCCACGGATTACATTTTGAAACTTTTGGTAGATGATCATTATGCTAACAGTCCTTGGTATTTCTTGCATCATTGAGCAGCTTGTAAGCTTCTGATGCTAATGCGTTTGTACATGATCTTGTAAACATGAGTGCTGTTGGTAGAAGCTTTGCTTGTGTTCTGGAGATTATCCTCAACGATGATAGTAACTCCAAAAGCATTCAGTGATGCAATACTCGAGTACTGATATTCCTGCCCAAATATAAGCAGATTGCATGGGACTCCGCAAGAAAAGAACTCCGAGAGGAATCATGTTTCCTTCTCTGTTAGACTTTACTTGAATCAGTGTTCACCAACTGATCTTTCATAGGATCTTGTTGACGTGAGATATTCTTTCTGGAAATTAATGATGAAGAGGGACATCCACTCTTATGCATTGGAGGCAGGGGTGGAGATGGACTGGTATTCATCGTGATTTTCAGAATTCTGAATATTGGATGCAgttgataaaatgaaaataagcCAGAAACTCCATTTACATTGGAGAtgctaaaataatttattaatac
This sequence is a window from Primulina huaijiensis isolate GDHJ02 chromosome 13, ASM1229523v2, whole genome shotgun sequence. Protein-coding genes within it:
- the LOC140991869 gene encoding protein IRX15-LIKE-like, with the translated sequence MNTSPSPPLPPMHKSGCPSSSLISRKNISRQQDPMKDQLVNTDSIPCNLLIFGQEYQYSSIASLNAFGVTIIVEDNLQNTSKASTNSTHHNDHLPKVSKCNPWDVVLVDGPRGDTPDSPGKMATIYMASILA